A genomic window from Ruminiclostridium cellulolyticum H10 includes:
- the asd gene encoding aspartate-semialdehyde dehydrogenase encodes MSKLKVGIIGGTGMVGQRFIALLENHPWFQVVSIAASEKSAGKTYVEAVGNRWKMSTPMPENVKNIIVKNATEQVKEICDEVDFVFCAVDMKKDEIKKLEEEYAKNETPVVSNNSAHRWTSDVPMLIPEINADHVKVIDAQRKRLGTKYGFIAVKPNCSIQSYVPALTPLMKYGIKNVVATTYQAISGAGKNFTDWPEMVDNVIPYIGGEEEKSEQEPLKIWGNVNNGEIAKATSPLITTQCIRVPVTDGHLAAVFVSFENKPTKAEILESWKNFKGEPQLLELPSAPKQFVKYFEEDNRPQTKLDRDTENGMGITAGRLREDTLYDYKFVCLSHNTVRGAAGGAVLMAEYLKSQGYINAK; translated from the coding sequence ATGTCTAAGCTAAAGGTTGGTATAATCGGTGGTACTGGAATGGTCGGACAAAGATTTATTGCACTTCTTGAAAACCATCCATGGTTCCAAGTTGTTTCCATTGCTGCCAGTGAAAAATCTGCCGGAAAAACTTATGTAGAAGCTGTAGGTAATAGATGGAAGATGTCTACACCTATGCCTGAAAACGTTAAAAATATTATCGTAAAAAACGCAACAGAACAAGTTAAGGAAATTTGTGATGAAGTGGATTTTGTTTTCTGTGCAGTTGATATGAAAAAGGATGAGATTAAGAAGCTTGAGGAGGAATATGCAAAGAATGAGACTCCTGTAGTTTCCAACAACTCAGCACACAGGTGGACTTCTGACGTACCTATGCTGATACCTGAAATCAATGCAGATCATGTAAAGGTTATAGATGCTCAGAGAAAAAGGCTTGGGACAAAATATGGTTTTATTGCTGTTAAGCCAAACTGCTCGATCCAAAGCTATGTTCCTGCCCTTACTCCTTTAATGAAGTACGGTATTAAAAATGTCGTTGCAACTACTTACCAGGCAATTTCCGGTGCAGGAAAGAACTTCACCGACTGGCCTGAAATGGTCGATAACGTAATACCTTATATCGGCGGAGAAGAAGAAAAAAGCGAGCAGGAGCCTTTGAAAATCTGGGGTAACGTTAATAATGGCGAAATTGCAAAAGCTACTTCACCGCTTATAACTACACAGTGCATAAGAGTGCCTGTTACCGACGGTCACCTTGCTGCCGTTTTTGTTTCCTTTGAAAATAAACCTACAAAGGCAGAAATACTAGAGTCATGGAAAAACTTTAAAGGTGAACCCCAACTGTTGGAGTTGCCAAGTGCACCAAAGCAGTTTGTAAAATATTTTGAAGAAGATAACAGACCACAAACCAAACTGGACAGAGATACTGAAAACGGAATGGGTATTACTGCGGGAAGACTTCGTGAAGACACTCTTTATGATTATAAATTTGTTTGTCTGTCACACAATACTGTCCGCGGTGCCGCAGGCGGGGCTGTACTGATGGCGGAATACCTGAAGTCCCAAGGCTATATTAATGCAAAATAA
- a CDS encoding ABC transporter substrate-binding protein has protein sequence MMKGMLKKLFCLFIVAAIGISIAGCGGGETMKRIEKTGKLVVGTSADYAPYEYHMLVDGKDTIVGIDISIVEEIAKDMGVQLQIVDTDFNGLLSSLNTNKVDIVIAGMNPDEERKKSVDFSKIYYEAKQGVMVRAEDKDKYKTVADLKDKKVGAQLGTTQEKIVKEQIEGVNLVSLGKIPDLVMELKNKKIDALVVEFPVASGYVKNNDDLALTDIPVKDDTGGSAIAVKKGNSNLVEQINKSLDRLMKDGLIDKFVQEANEKNVTTK, from the coding sequence ATGATGAAAGGAATGTTAAAGAAGTTATTTTGTTTGTTTATTGTTGCAGCTATCGGTATATCTATAGCAGGCTGCGGCGGGGGAGAAACAATGAAGAGAATTGAAAAGACCGGCAAGCTGGTTGTAGGTACAAGTGCAGATTATGCACCATACGAATATCACATGCTGGTAGATGGAAAGGATACTATAGTAGGTATCGATATTTCTATTGTTGAGGAGATTGCAAAAGACATGGGTGTGCAGCTCCAGATTGTGGATACTGATTTCAACGGACTATTGTCATCACTTAACACAAACAAAGTGGATATTGTAATAGCCGGTATGAATCCTGATGAAGAGAGGAAAAAATCAGTTGATTTTTCAAAGATTTATTATGAGGCAAAACAGGGTGTCATGGTAAGAGCTGAGGACAAAGACAAATATAAAACTGTTGCTGATTTAAAAGATAAAAAGGTTGGTGCACAGCTTGGAACTACACAGGAGAAAATAGTAAAAGAACAAATTGAGGGTGTAAACCTTGTATCATTAGGCAAGATTCCTGATTTGGTTATGGAATTGAAGAATAAAAAGATAGATGCACTGGTTGTTGAATTTCCTGTAGCAAGCGGCTACGTTAAGAATAACGACGATCTGGCACTTACGGATATTCCTGTAAAGGATGATACAGGCGGATCTGCTATAGCAGTTAAAAAAGGTAATTCAAACCTTGTAGAGCAGATAAACAAATCCCTTGACAGACTTATGAAGGATGGGTTGATAGATAAGTTTGTTCAGGAAGCCAATGAAAAGAATGTTACAACCAAATAA
- a CDS encoding amino acid ABC transporter ATP-binding protein translates to MINVKNLHKTFGSLQVLRGIDVTIERGEVVVVIGPSGSGKSTFLRCLNLLEQPTGGEIIFEGINITDKNNDINKQRQKMGMVFQNFNLFPHLSIIDNITLGPVKLKNQTPEQAKQNAMSLLKRIGLEEKANNYPAQLSGGQKQRIAIVRALAMSPGVMLFDEPTSALDPEMVGEVLEVMKELAAEGMTMVVVTHEMGFAKEVGTRVLFMDEGKIKEDAPPIEIFTNPKDERTKEFLSKIL, encoded by the coding sequence GTGATTAATGTAAAGAATCTGCACAAGACTTTCGGTAGTCTTCAAGTTTTACGAGGGATTGATGTAACTATTGAAAGGGGCGAGGTAGTAGTGGTAATAGGCCCCAGCGGTTCTGGCAAGAGTACTTTTCTCAGGTGTTTGAACTTATTGGAACAGCCTACCGGCGGTGAAATAATTTTTGAGGGCATAAATATTACTGATAAGAACAACGATATAAATAAACAGAGGCAAAAAATGGGAATGGTGTTCCAAAATTTCAATCTGTTTCCACACTTATCTATAATTGACAATATAACTCTAGGGCCTGTCAAACTCAAAAATCAGACTCCTGAGCAGGCGAAACAGAACGCTATGTCGTTGTTAAAGCGTATAGGATTGGAAGAAAAGGCAAATAACTATCCTGCACAGCTTTCAGGAGGACAGAAACAACGTATAGCTATTGTGCGTGCTCTTGCAATGTCGCCGGGTGTAATGCTTTTTGATGAGCCTACATCAGCACTTGATCCGGAAATGGTAGGCGAAGTTCTGGAAGTAATGAAAGAGCTGGCAGCCGAGGGAATGACAATGGTGGTTGTTACCCATGAGATGGGCTTTGCAAAAGAGGTTGGGACCAGAGTACTTTTCATGGATGAGGGCAAAATTAAGGAAGATGCGCCACCCATTGAAATTTTTACAAATCCTAAGGATGAAAGAACAAAAGAGTTTTTAAGCAAAATACTATAG
- a CDS encoding amino acid ABC transporter permease — MDFGFLSEYWYYFVSGTVNTIVIAILTVILGVIIGTGLALMKISRNKILRAIASSYIEFIRGTPLLVQITLFFYLISLPEFHIFGLAMDRYIPGVIAMSVNSGAYVAEIIRAGIQAVDKGQMEAARSIGFTSGQAMRYIVLPQAIRNILPALGNEFVVVIKESSILSVISITELMRSSDIVKAAIYRPFEPLIVTACIYFVLTFSLTRLLGFAERRMRASD; from the coding sequence TTGGACTTCGGATTTCTAAGTGAATATTGGTACTATTTTGTAAGCGGTACCGTAAATACTATAGTAATTGCAATTCTCACTGTAATACTTGGTGTTATTATAGGTACTGGACTTGCTTTAATGAAGATATCACGTAACAAGATTTTAAGGGCAATTGCATCGTCATATATAGAGTTTATAAGGGGAACTCCTCTTCTTGTTCAGATTACACTTTTTTTCTACTTGATTTCACTGCCTGAATTTCATATTTTTGGTCTTGCAATGGATAGGTATATACCGGGTGTGATCGCCATGTCTGTAAACAGCGGTGCTTATGTCGCGGAAATAATTCGTGCAGGTATCCAAGCTGTGGACAAAGGCCAGATGGAGGCTGCAAGGTCAATCGGTTTTACCAGCGGGCAGGCTATGAGATATATTGTTTTGCCTCAGGCAATCAGGAACATTCTTCCTGCACTGGGAAATGAATTTGTGGTAGTAATAAAGGAATCCTCAATATTATCTGTTATAAGTATAACTGAGCTTATGAGAAGCTCGGATATTGTTAAAGCAGCAATTTACAGGCCTTTTGAGCCATTAATTGTAACAGCGTGTATTTACTTTGTCTTAACCTTTAGTCTTACAAGACTTCTGGGATTTGCTGAAAGGAGGATGAGGGCAAGTGATTAA
- a CDS encoding M48 family metallopeptidase, translating into MTKDFRKVIIVFISLFVIFAAAVTVSEIVNYNHIIRTYPQPGQIVVPDNVQVTMPSQAAFDFQKSKVTTWLIRLFLSFAVPAFFIFSKLTIGIRNWAAGKARRWISIIILYFIAYSVIDTLIYLPLDIYTGFFRMHQYGLSNQNFAQWLIDTIKNFIVNTTLTAAIIWVPFLIIKKSPKRWWLYIALISIPYLFIVSFIQPVVIDPIFNQYKPVEDSQLSLKIEDLLHKTHIGNCQVYQVDKSKETNLMNAYMTGVFNTKRIVLWDTTINYLDTDEVLGVTAHEMGHYLMGHVWKSIVFGGLGSIIFLYLIYRMIGYILRKTKGRLGFSKVSDIAAFPLIILLINLMMFFTTPITNAFSRSMEIEADRFELELTRNNFATATATVKLHQQSLTMPEPGIVYMLWTYDHPTFKSRVDFANNYRPWENGQMLKYQKFIKEGK; encoded by the coding sequence TTGACCAAGGATTTTCGTAAGGTAATAATTGTATTTATCAGTCTGTTTGTAATATTTGCTGCTGCTGTAACAGTATCTGAAATAGTAAATTACAATCATATCATAAGAACGTATCCTCAACCAGGGCAAATAGTTGTACCCGACAATGTTCAGGTAACTATGCCGTCACAGGCGGCTTTCGATTTTCAGAAAAGCAAGGTAACCACATGGCTGATAAGGCTATTTCTCAGCTTTGCAGTGCCTGCTTTTTTTATATTTTCAAAGCTTACAATCGGTATCAGAAACTGGGCAGCCGGAAAAGCTCGCCGTTGGATTTCAATAATTATTCTCTATTTCATTGCGTATTCAGTTATTGATACCCTGATTTATCTGCCTCTGGATATATATACGGGTTTTTTTAGAATGCATCAATATGGCCTGTCAAACCAGAATTTCGCTCAATGGCTAATAGATACAATCAAAAATTTCATTGTAAATACGACTTTGACTGCTGCAATTATATGGGTTCCATTTCTTATAATAAAAAAGTCACCGAAACGCTGGTGGTTATACATAGCTCTAATATCAATTCCATATCTGTTTATTGTATCGTTTATACAGCCTGTGGTAATCGACCCTATATTCAATCAGTATAAGCCTGTTGAAGACAGTCAACTGTCCCTGAAAATTGAGGATTTGCTTCATAAAACACATATAGGAAACTGTCAGGTTTATCAAGTAGACAAGAGTAAGGAAACAAATTTGATGAATGCCTATATGACGGGGGTATTTAATACAAAGAGAATCGTTCTGTGGGATACCACAATAAATTATCTGGACACAGACGAAGTATTGGGGGTTACCGCCCATGAAATGGGACACTATCTTATGGGACATGTTTGGAAGTCAATAGTTTTCGGGGGCTTGGGAAGTATTATTTTTTTGTACCTGATATACAGGATGATAGGATACATATTGAGGAAAACCAAAGGAAGACTTGGTTTTAGCAAGGTATCGGATATAGCAGCATTTCCTCTAATAATCCTGCTTATAAATCTGATGATGTTTTTTACCACACCTATAACTAATGCATTTTCCCGGAGTATGGAAATTGAGGCAGACCGTTTTGAACTGGAGCTTACAAGGAATAATTTTGCTACTGCAACAGCAACCGTTAAGCTTCACCAGCAAAGTCTTACCATGCCGGAACCCGGGATCGTTTATATGCTTTGGACCTATGACCACCCTACTTTC
- a CDS encoding glutamate-5-semialdehyde dehydrogenase encodes MDIRQLCGNAGVASVKMAALSGEVKNNALMKIADALLANSKRIIEANQHDLERSEKENLASPLLKRLKFDEKKINDVVEGIKSLMALEEPIGKTLLANKLDDELELYKVTCPIGVIGIIFESRPDALVQISTLCLKSGNCVLLKGGSEAKETNRVLTGVIEEATVAAGLPKGWIGLLESRDDVNEMLKMDQFIDLIIPRGSNDFVRYIMDNSRIPVMGHADGICHVYVDESADLEMAKKITVDSKTQYVAVCNATETLLVDRAVAKEFLPGLKAELDKKNVEIFGDEETADIIEVKPASDQDWATEYLDYIISIKIVAGMDEAIKHIITYGSGHTDCIVTKDKAKAVNFMNLVDSGNVFWNASTRFSDGFKYGFGAEVGISTSKLHARGPVGLDGLLSYKYMLIGNGQIVDDYATNKRQFKHERMNKQIDEI; translated from the coding sequence ATGGACATAAGACAATTGTGTGGAAATGCCGGTGTTGCTTCTGTAAAAATGGCGGCACTTAGCGGAGAAGTTAAGAATAATGCACTCATGAAAATAGCTGATGCACTACTTGCAAACAGTAAAAGAATTATAGAAGCAAATCAACACGACCTTGAAAGAAGCGAAAAGGAGAATCTGGCGTCACCGCTACTTAAAAGGCTTAAATTTGATGAGAAGAAAATAAATGACGTAGTTGAAGGTATCAAAAGTTTGATGGCCCTTGAAGAACCCATAGGTAAAACTCTTCTGGCAAATAAACTGGACGATGAGCTTGAACTGTACAAAGTTACCTGTCCCATAGGCGTAATAGGTATCATATTTGAATCAAGGCCCGACGCACTTGTTCAGATATCGACTCTTTGCCTGAAAAGCGGAAACTGTGTTCTACTAAAGGGCGGCTCTGAGGCAAAAGAAACAAACCGAGTTCTGACAGGTGTTATAGAAGAAGCTACCGTAGCAGCAGGACTTCCCAAGGGATGGATAGGTCTTCTTGAGAGCAGGGACGATGTAAACGAAATGCTTAAAATGGACCAATTTATTGACCTTATAATTCCCAGAGGATCAAATGATTTTGTACGTTATATAATGGATAACTCAAGAATACCCGTAATGGGCCATGCAGACGGTATTTGCCACGTATATGTGGACGAAAGTGCAGACTTGGAAATGGCAAAAAAAATCACAGTGGATTCTAAAACTCAGTACGTTGCGGTGTGCAATGCTACCGAAACGCTTTTGGTGGACAGGGCGGTGGCAAAGGAATTTCTACCGGGACTAAAGGCTGAACTTGACAAGAAGAATGTTGAAATATTCGGAGATGAAGAAACAGCGGACATCATAGAAGTTAAACCAGCAAGCGACCAAGACTGGGCAACAGAGTACCTTGATTACATCATATCCATAAAGATTGTGGCTGGTATGGATGAAGCTATAAAACATATTATTACCTATGGCTCAGGGCATACAGATTGTATAGTTACAAAGGATAAAGCAAAAGCAGTTAATTTTATGAATCTGGTAGATTCTGGAAACGTTTTCTGGAATGCGTCCACAAGATTTAGCGACGGTTTCAAATACGGTTTTGGTGCCGAGGTAGGAATAAGCACAAGCAAGCTTCATGCCAGAGGCCCTGTAGGTCTGGACGGTTTGTTAAGTTACAAATACATGCTGATTGGCAACGGACAGATTGTGGACGATTACGCTACAAACAAGAGGCAATTTAAGCATGAAAGAATGAACAAACAGATTGATGAGATATAA
- the iadA gene encoding beta-aspartyl-peptidase — MFRLLKDATVYSPEYLGKKDILLCFDKVALIEDNVNPAGFKDIEIVNCDGKIIFPGFIDLHVHITGGGGEGGFTTRTEEAQAEDILKYGITTVVGVLGADGVTRNMPNLYAKARQLELEGLSTYIYTGSYQVPVITLTGSVQSDMVFVDKVIGVGEICLADSRAFEPSFDEISRIAAQTRNGAIISGKAGLVHFHLGQGESAMEYMFRLSNETLIPKQHILPTHVNRTKGLFNRALEYLKQGGNIDLTAGFIPSGSDPECVATYDALKTIIDNDLDFSGVTISSDAYGSVPTFDENGNVVSSETVNCKILFDEVRTAIKDRGIPVETAISIITKNAAERLKIDNKKGTLQVGKDADCVICDSGLNIVNVISKGKMY; from the coding sequence ATGTTCAGGCTGTTAAAGGACGCAACTGTATATTCACCGGAATATCTGGGTAAGAAAGACATATTGCTTTGCTTTGACAAGGTGGCTTTAATTGAAGATAATGTAAACCCAGCAGGCTTTAAAGATATTGAAATTGTCAACTGTGACGGTAAAATAATATTTCCGGGCTTTATCGACCTTCATGTCCATATAACGGGCGGAGGCGGTGAAGGTGGCTTTACAACAAGGACTGAGGAAGCACAGGCAGAAGACATTCTCAAATACGGTATAACTACAGTTGTAGGAGTTCTTGGAGCAGACGGGGTTACCAGAAATATGCCGAATCTTTATGCAAAAGCAAGGCAGCTGGAACTAGAGGGCCTTTCTACTTATATATATACGGGTTCATATCAGGTGCCTGTTATAACGTTAACAGGCAGTGTGCAAAGCGACATGGTTTTTGTAGATAAGGTTATCGGTGTAGGAGAAATTTGTCTTGCCGACAGCAGGGCCTTTGAACCGTCTTTTGATGAAATAAGCAGAATTGCAGCACAAACCAGAAACGGTGCCATTATTTCAGGAAAAGCCGGACTGGTGCATTTCCATCTTGGACAAGGCGAAAGTGCTATGGAATATATGTTCAGGCTTTCCAATGAAACTTTAATACCAAAACAGCATATTCTTCCTACACATGTTAACCGTACCAAGGGGCTTTTTAACAGAGCCTTGGAATATTTAAAGCAAGGCGGTAATATTGATTTGACAGCAGGCTTTATCCCGTCTGGCAGCGACCCGGAATGTGTGGCTACCTATGATGCATTAAAGACTATTATAGACAATGACCTTGATTTTTCCGGGGTTACAATCAGCTCCGACGCATACGGAAGTGTGCCTACTTTTGATGAAAACGGAAATGTAGTTTCTTCCGAGACCGTTAATTGTAAAATACTTTTTGATGAAGTGCGTACAGCTATCAAAGACAGGGGAATTCCGGTTGAAACGGCTATAAGCATTATAACAAAAAATGCTGCCGAACGGCTGAAGATTGATAATAAAAAGGGTACTTTGCAAGTGGGGAAAGATGCAGATTGTGTTATATGCGACAGCGGGCTCAATATAGTGAATGTTATCTCCAAAGGGAAAATGTACTGA
- a CDS encoding RidA family protein gives MELEIISTDKAPAAIGPYSQAVKCGNTIYTSGAIPVDPASGNVVAGGVAQQAEQAIKNLAEVLKGAGAGLEKVVKTTVFIKDMNDFGVINEVYKKFFTDNFPARSCVEVARLPKDVLIEIECIAVL, from the coding sequence ATGGAATTGGAGATTATTTCAACCGATAAGGCACCTGCCGCAATAGGTCCGTATTCACAAGCTGTTAAATGCGGTAATACTATATACACCTCGGGAGCGATTCCGGTAGACCCTGCCAGCGGGAATGTTGTTGCCGGAGGAGTCGCCCAACAGGCAGAACAGGCAATTAAAAACCTTGCAGAAGTTCTAAAAGGGGCCGGAGCAGGACTTGAAAAAGTAGTTAAGACTACTGTATTCATAAAAGACATGAACGACTTTGGCGTGATAAACGAAGTATATAAAAAGTTCTTTACGGACAATTTTCCTGCAAGGTCATGCGTAGAAGTTGCAAGACTTCCAAAGGATGTTTTAATCGAGATAGAATGTATTGCAGTATTGTAG
- the glpK gene encoding glycerol kinase GlpK, translated as MQKRYVLALDQGTTSSRAVIFDSLSGNIAGIKNLPLQQFYPRPGWVEHDADDIFRDQMSAINGAIKMAGINTESIACIGITNQRETVVVWDRNTGKPVHRAIVWQCRRSSEICDSLKTAGLRDKIKSKTGLVIDAYFSGTKIKWILDHVEGAREKAQRGELLAGTIDSWLIWNLTGGRKHITDYSNASRTMLYNINDLKWDDELLGELGIPACMLPEVVSSSGVCAYTHEKILGERIPISGIAGDQHASLFGQACFKRGDAKNTYGTGCFILMNTGKTPVVSKNNLITTIAWGIDSEVEYALEGSVFNAGAAIQWLKDELGIIKTAHESDIEAKKVPDTGGVYVVPAFTGLGAPYWDMYARGTILGLTRGTNKRHIIRATLESIAYQCRDVLEAMKLDSGIELNALKVDGGVSASNFLMQFQADVLNISVQRPVIRETTALGSAFLAGLGVGIWTSKEEIEQAWNLDKAYMPGENKKYYDSLYLRWKKAVEKSMKWDI; from the coding sequence ATGCAAAAGAGATACGTTTTAGCCTTGGATCAGGGAACTACCAGTTCAAGAGCAGTAATATTCGACAGCTTGAGCGGTAATATAGCCGGAATAAAGAATTTGCCGCTGCAACAGTTTTATCCTCGGCCCGGATGGGTTGAGCATGATGCAGATGATATTTTCAGGGACCAGATGTCTGCCATAAACGGAGCAATAAAAATGGCCGGAATAAATACTGAATCAATAGCCTGCATAGGGATCACAAATCAGAGGGAGACTGTAGTTGTCTGGGACAGAAATACGGGAAAACCGGTGCATAGAGCCATTGTGTGGCAGTGCAGAAGAAGCTCTGAAATATGTGACAGTTTAAAGACGGCTGGCTTGAGGGATAAAATAAAAAGTAAAACCGGGCTGGTAATAGATGCATACTTTTCTGGAACAAAGATTAAATGGATTCTGGATCATGTAGAGGGAGCGAGGGAGAAGGCTCAAAGAGGAGAGCTGCTCGCAGGAACCATAGATTCGTGGCTTATCTGGAATTTAACCGGAGGCAGAAAACACATTACGGATTATTCGAATGCATCCAGAACCATGTTGTATAATATAAATGATTTAAAATGGGACGATGAACTACTGGGGGAACTGGGAATTCCGGCGTGTATGCTGCCGGAGGTAGTATCATCATCCGGGGTATGTGCATACACCCACGAGAAAATTTTAGGTGAGAGAATTCCGATTTCGGGAATAGCCGGTGATCAGCATGCTTCTCTTTTCGGGCAGGCATGCTTTAAGCGGGGTGATGCCAAAAATACCTATGGTACGGGTTGTTTTATTTTAATGAATACCGGCAAGACACCTGTTGTTTCAAAAAACAATTTAATAACTACTATTGCATGGGGCATAGACAGTGAAGTGGAATATGCACTTGAGGGCAGTGTATTTAATGCCGGAGCGGCGATTCAGTGGTTGAAGGATGAGCTTGGTATAATCAAGACTGCACATGAAAGTGACATTGAGGCAAAAAAAGTTCCCGATACGGGTGGAGTATATGTTGTTCCCGCATTTACAGGTTTAGGAGCACCATACTGGGATATGTACGCCCGGGGTACAATTCTGGGGTTAACCAGGGGTACTAACAAAAGACATATTATAAGAGCTACTCTGGAGTCCATTGCATATCAGTGCAGGGATGTACTTGAAGCCATGAAGCTGGATTCGGGGATAGAACTCAATGCACTAAAGGTAGACGGAGGTGTAAGTGCAAGCAACTTTCTTATGCAGTTTCAGGCAGATGTCCTGAATATATCTGTCCAAAGACCTGTGATAAGGGAAACAACGGCACTCGGCTCAGCATTTCTGGCAGGACTTGGTGTGGGGATATGGACATCAAAGGAAGAAATAGAACAGGCATGGAATCTTGACAAGGCATACATGCCCGGTGAAAATAAAAAATACTATGACAGTCTATACTTAAGGTGGAAGAAAGCTGTTGAAAAATCAATGAAATGGGATATTTAG
- a CDS encoding AzlD domain-containing protein, translated as MTDTLIAVLLMALVTYFPRVLPMAVFKNKIKSRFITAFLGYVPYAVLGAMIFPDILTSTGNLVSAVIGLGVAVILAYFEKSLLKVAVCAIAVVYVCEMIFSRA; from the coding sequence ATGACTGATACATTAATTGCAGTACTTCTTATGGCATTGGTTACATATTTCCCTAGAGTTCTTCCAATGGCTGTGTTTAAAAATAAAATAAAATCCCGGTTTATTACGGCATTTCTCGGCTATGTACCATATGCAGTTCTCGGAGCCATGATATTTCCCGACATACTTACTTCAACCGGGAATCTTGTGTCAGCTGTCATAGGACTTGGGGTTGCAGTTATATTGGCCTACTTTGAAAAAAGTCTGTTAAAGGTAGCCGTTTGTGCCATAGCGGTTGTTTACGTTTGTGAGATGATATTTTCCAGAGCGTGA
- a CDS encoding L,D-transpeptidase family protein — protein MLKRLLLLGTLIVAILFESTAVCGAADSKDKNQYPAVSQSAVKIDTTVLDKTLDTQKKQQEAQRKKDEAAAKEKLRKKVAQLQKDITANTYLKYIKQLGYYKKASSDEKLNIRNALLLFQSNHNMSVTGAYDTATKNMLVQRLSSNKFVYLDKVTKAPTKGKWVTVNKTTRVLTLYEGTKVLKKYAVAVGNPASLTKSGKFIVTSKLKNPDWGGGGFADPVKGGTPQNPLGTRWLGINRTDGSYGIHGTNSFYSIGKYISHGCMRMSNHCVEELFPLVPMKAPVWVGTQTELKNWSITQPQFKQQAS, from the coding sequence ATGCTTAAAAGACTTTTATTGCTTGGCACACTAATAGTTGCCATACTATTTGAAAGTACAGCTGTTTGCGGTGCAGCCGACTCAAAAGACAAAAATCAGTACCCCGCAGTATCACAGTCGGCAGTCAAAATTGACACCACCGTGTTGGATAAAACACTCGATACTCAAAAAAAACAACAGGAAGCTCAGAGGAAAAAAGACGAAGCCGCTGCAAAGGAGAAATTACGAAAAAAAGTAGCCCAGCTTCAAAAAGATATCACCGCTAATACATATTTGAAATACATCAAGCAGCTTGGCTACTATAAAAAAGCTTCAAGTGATGAAAAACTCAATATCAGAAATGCTCTTCTTTTATTTCAAAGCAACCATAATATGAGTGTGACAGGTGCATATGACACTGCAACAAAAAATATGCTGGTGCAACGGCTATCCAGTAACAAATTTGTTTATCTTGATAAAGTTACAAAAGCCCCGACTAAAGGAAAATGGGTTACTGTAAATAAGACCACAAGAGTTTTAACACTGTATGAGGGTACAAAGGTGTTGAAAAAGTATGCAGTTGCAGTTGGAAACCCCGCCTCCCTTACAAAATCGGGCAAGTTTATTGTAACAAGCAAACTGAAAAACCCTGATTGGGGAGGGGGAGGCTTTGCAGACCCCGTAAAAGGAGGAACACCCCAAAACCCCTTGGGAACCCGTTGGCTCGGAATAAACAGAACGGATGGTTCCTATGGAATACACGGTACAAACTCGTTTTATTCCATTGGAAAATACATATCCCACGGCTGCATGAGAATGTCAAACCATTGTGTAGAGGAACTGTTCCCCCTTGTTCCTATGAAGGCACCTGTCTGGGTTGGAACTCAAACTGAGTTAAAGAACTGGAGCATTACTCAACCCCAGTTCAAACAGCAGGCCTCGTAG